Proteins found in one Planctomicrobium piriforme genomic segment:
- the miaB gene encoding tRNA (N6-isopentenyl adenosine(37)-C2)-methylthiotransferase MiaB, translating to MHRLYIETVGCQMNVLDSELVVAALRQRGYELTNDPHSADTILFNTCSVREHAEHKTYSSVGRFKYGKRKNPELVIGVIGCMAQKDQQQIFDKAPHVDLVVGTGQLGEIPDLVDEVRRTRKKQLAVSLGRKEGARHEVAASFESYDPLRDPTMRPSPWQAYVRIMIGCDKFCTYCVVPTTRGPEQSRLPSEIHREVLLLARQGVKEITLLGQTVNSYKVTENGKQHRLSDLIALIHDTPEIERIKFVTNYPKDMTNDLLFALRDLPKCARYLHVPLQHGCNEQLKRMKRGYTVEDYREMMGRIRDILPDCAVSSDFIVGFCGETNEAFQKCIDSIREFRFKNSFIFKYSPRPGTKAHELYEDDVPEEVKKRRNNELLRVQNEISEEDNAGFIGRRVEVLVEGPSKKELRAESPGPESQTLNALPGWHAGPEPVNYPQSHAAPDDLVTLGKPAGDVTGVTPPKSLSLNTQPSTLNTPIQLVGRTKCDRIVVFHGNPRLAGTLAEIEIDDVTQTTLMGNIVTRELQPGSGGLLPIFA from the coding sequence ATGCACCGTCTTTACATTGAAACCGTCGGCTGTCAGATGAACGTGCTCGACAGCGAGCTCGTGGTCGCGGCATTGCGGCAGCGCGGGTACGAGTTGACGAATGACCCGCATTCGGCCGACACGATTCTGTTCAACACCTGCAGCGTCCGCGAACATGCCGAGCACAAGACTTACAGTTCGGTGGGGCGGTTCAAGTATGGCAAGCGGAAGAATCCGGAACTGGTGATCGGCGTCATCGGCTGCATGGCCCAGAAAGACCAGCAGCAGATTTTCGACAAGGCTCCGCATGTCGACCTGGTCGTCGGGACCGGGCAACTGGGAGAGATTCCCGATCTCGTCGACGAAGTGCGTCGGACGCGAAAGAAGCAACTGGCGGTGTCGCTGGGGCGTAAAGAAGGAGCTCGGCATGAAGTGGCCGCGAGCTTCGAGAGCTACGACCCGCTCCGCGATCCGACGATGCGCCCGAGTCCCTGGCAGGCGTACGTTCGGATCATGATCGGCTGCGACAAGTTCTGTACCTACTGCGTGGTACCGACGACGCGCGGGCCGGAGCAGTCGCGGCTTCCCAGTGAGATTCACCGCGAGGTGCTGCTGCTTGCCAGGCAGGGAGTCAAGGAAATCACGCTGCTCGGCCAGACGGTGAATTCGTACAAAGTGACTGAGAACGGCAAGCAGCATCGCCTGAGTGATCTGATCGCACTCATTCACGACACGCCTGAGATCGAACGGATCAAGTTCGTCACGAATTACCCGAAAGATATGACGAACGACTTGCTGTTTGCCCTGCGCGACCTGCCAAAGTGTGCCCGTTATCTGCATGTTCCCTTGCAGCATGGCTGCAATGAGCAACTGAAACGGATGAAGCGGGGTTACACCGTTGAAGACTACCGCGAGATGATGGGTCGCATTCGGGACATTCTGCCGGACTGCGCAGTCAGCAGCGACTTCATCGTCGGCTTCTGCGGCGAGACGAACGAGGCATTCCAGAAGTGCATCGACTCGATCCGCGAGTTCCGCTTCAAGAACAGCTTCATTTTCAAATACAGCCCGCGACCCGGCACCAAGGCGCACGAGCTGTATGAAGACGACGTGCCGGAAGAGGTGAAGAAACGCCGCAACAACGAACTACTGCGGGTGCAGAACGAGATCAGCGAAGAAGACAACGCCGGCTTCATCGGTCGACGGGTGGAAGTTCTGGTAGAAGGACCGAGTAAGAAGGAGTTGCGAGCCGAGAGTCCAGGGCCGGAAAGCCAGACCCTCAACGCTCTACCCGGATGGCATGCCGGACCGGAACCGGTAAATTACCCGCAGTCGCATGCCGCGCCGGATGACCTGGTGACGCTGGGCAAGCCAGCGGGCGATGTTACTGGAGTAACGCCTCCCAAATCTCTGTCACTCAACACTCAGCCCTCAACACTCAACACCCCCATCCAGTTGGTCGGTCGAACGAAGTGTGACCGGATTGTGGTGTTCCACGGAAATCCACGTTTGGCTGGCACGCTCGCCGAAATCGAAATCGACGATGTCACGCAGACGACGCTGATGGGGAATATCGTGACGCGGGAACTGCAACCTGGCTCCGGCGGGCTGTTGCCGATTTTTGCGTGA
- a CDS encoding efflux RND transporter periplasmic adaptor subunit, which yields MTTPLAEQSSKLKPAAAAAAGLSDRGSHEAIPPAPSAVSTSSKRGIWGWLFLAALAAAAWYFSPHWWPRVEALLHAAPPPAPAGPRAVPVVTTKVLERDFHLYINGLGTVTAFNTVTVKTRVEGEVVNVAFTEGQMVQAGDLLAEIDPRTYQMQRDQVQAQIARDEATLKLAESTLLRQNDLMKSQATTPQIVDQQVAQVDQARAALQMDQAMLETANLQLIYCRIVAPISGRIGLRLVDRGNIVQANSPLGLAVITQLEPISLVFTIPQDDIPRVQKRIAEKGELTVEAFDRDFRTRLAVGKLTAIDNQVDATTGTLRLKATFDNKDHALFPNQFVNARLEVETLPNALLIPSAALQRGPESTYVYVVKSDDTVELRTVQLGPSEGAETAILHGLAAGETIVTNGLDKLQPGAKVILREKTGPGRGERPASPGEAPAAARKGAA from the coding sequence ATGACCACCCCGCTGGCTGAACAATCCTCAAAACTGAAACCTGCCGCGGCCGCTGCTGCCGGGCTTTCAGACCGTGGTTCTCACGAAGCCATCCCCCCGGCGCCGAGTGCAGTTTCAACCTCCAGCAAGAGGGGCATCTGGGGCTGGTTGTTCCTGGCCGCACTCGCTGCTGCCGCATGGTATTTCTCACCGCACTGGTGGCCGCGCGTCGAAGCCCTGCTCCATGCTGCTCCGCCCCCGGCCCCTGCCGGTCCTCGTGCCGTACCGGTCGTCACGACCAAAGTCCTCGAACGCGATTTCCATCTCTACATCAACGGCCTCGGCACCGTCACCGCTTTCAACACCGTCACCGTCAAAACCCGTGTCGAAGGGGAAGTGGTCAACGTCGCCTTCACGGAAGGCCAGATGGTCCAGGCCGGCGACCTGCTCGCCGAGATCGATCCCCGCACCTATCAGATGCAGCGCGATCAGGTGCAGGCCCAGATCGCCCGCGACGAAGCGACTCTCAAACTCGCCGAATCGACTCTGTTGCGCCAGAACGACCTCATGAAATCGCAGGCGACCACTCCTCAAATCGTGGATCAACAGGTCGCTCAGGTCGATCAGGCCCGCGCAGCACTGCAGATGGATCAGGCGATGCTCGAAACCGCTAACCTGCAGCTCATCTATTGTCGCATCGTCGCCCCCATCAGCGGACGGATCGGACTGCGACTCGTCGACCGCGGTAACATCGTGCAGGCGAACTCTCCGCTGGGTCTCGCTGTGATCACTCAGCTCGAACCGATCTCGCTGGTGTTCACGATTCCCCAGGACGACATCCCCCGCGTGCAGAAACGCATTGCAGAAAAAGGGGAATTGACGGTGGAAGCCTTCGACCGCGATTTCCGCACACGGCTGGCCGTCGGCAAACTGACCGCAATCGACAATCAGGTTGATGCCACCACCGGCACCCTTCGCTTGAAGGCCACGTTCGACAACAAAGATCACGCCCTCTTCCCCAACCAGTTTGTGAATGCTCGACTCGAAGTCGAAACGCTCCCGAATGCCCTGCTCATTCCCTCCGCCGCGCTGCAACGCGGACCGGAAAGCACCTATGTCTATGTGGTGAAAAGCGACGACACGGTCGAACTCCGGACCGTCCAACTGGGCCCCAGCGAAGGGGCCGAAACTGCGATCCTTCACGGTCTTGCCGCCGGCGAAACCATCGTCACCAACGGACTCGACAAACTCCAGCCGGGCGCCAAGGTCATCCTTCGGGAGAAAACCGGACCAGGCCGTGGTGAACGGCCCGCCTCGCCTGGGGAAGCACCCGCCGCTGCGCGGAAAGGGGCCGCATGA
- a CDS encoding alpha/beta hydrolase, which translates to MAVIALGLLLSVSDAACAQEPTQYRTIRDISYRDGTGLDDYAQSQCRLDLYVPEGKNDFATVIWFHGGGLTSGKREIPKRLMNQGLAIAAVSYRLSPHVTVSDCIDDAAAATAWVTKHIADYGGSDKKIIVSGHSAGGYLTAMIGLDKHWLQPYGVDPDTFAGLAPFSTQAITHFTARKEQGIGDKQPVIDKFAPLFHVRKDAPPILLLTGDREMEMLGRYEENAYFWRMLTLVGHLDVTLYEFDGYDHGGMADPGFPLLVKFVKRVTK; encoded by the coding sequence ATGGCGGTGATCGCTCTCGGCTTGCTGTTGTCGGTATCTGATGCGGCCTGCGCGCAAGAGCCGACGCAGTACCGGACCATCCGTGACATCTCTTATCGCGACGGCACGGGGCTCGACGACTACGCACAGTCGCAGTGCCGGCTGGATCTGTATGTGCCGGAGGGGAAGAACGACTTTGCAACGGTGATCTGGTTTCACGGCGGCGGATTGACCTCGGGGAAGCGGGAAATTCCGAAACGACTGATGAATCAAGGGCTGGCGATTGCGGCGGTAAGCTACCGGCTCAGTCCGCACGTCACCGTCTCGGACTGCATTGACGATGCGGCGGCGGCCACGGCGTGGGTGACGAAGCACATTGCCGACTACGGCGGTTCGGACAAGAAAATCATTGTCAGCGGGCATTCGGCCGGCGGATACCTGACGGCGATGATCGGCCTCGACAAGCACTGGCTCCAGCCGTACGGCGTCGACCCCGACACTTTTGCCGGGCTGGCGCCGTTCAGCACGCAGGCGATTACGCACTTCACCGCTCGCAAAGAGCAGGGAATCGGGGACAAACAGCCGGTGATCGACAAGTTTGCACCGCTCTTTCACGTTCGAAAAGACGCTCCGCCGATCCTGCTGCTCACTGGCGATCGGGAAATGGAAATGCTGGGACGATACGAGGAAAACGCCTATTTCTGGCGGATGCTGACCCTGGTCGGGCACCTGGACGTGACGCTGTACGAGTTCGACGGCTACGACCACGGCGGAATGGCCGACCCCGGTTTTCCGCTGCTGGTGAAATTTGTGAAACGGGTGACGAAATAG
- a CDS encoding multidrug efflux RND transporter permease subunit → MNLSEPFIRRPVATTLLTIAVTLAGALSYGLLPVSPLPQVDFPTIQVSANLPGASPETMASAVATPLERQFARIAGVSEMSSSSTLSSTSITLQFDLNRDVNAAARDVQAAINAARSQLPANLPNNPSYRKVNPADAPIMMLALTSEIYPKQKMYDVASTLLQQKIAQVPGVGQVMIGGGSLPAVRVDINPTVLNHLGISLEDVRTVLGEANANRPKGQIDSEDRSWSLSTTDQLFTADQYAPLLLAYRNGAAIRLKDVAEVTDSVEDIRAFGIFNGHPSITILIFRQPGANIIETVDRIRAIMPQLTAQIPAAMSLDVAMDRTATIRASLHDVQFTMGISVLLVILVVFLFLRDARTTFIPSVAVPISLISTFGVMYLLGYSIDNLSLMALTIATGFVVDDAIVVVENISRHLENGMRPLKAALLGASEIGFTVLSISVSLVAVFIPILLMGGVVGRLFREFAITLSVAIGISLVISLTTTPMLCAVLLKPKSEERHGRLYNASEWFFDWILSWYEWSLSLVLRHQRITMAVTLSTIAFTVYLYIIIPKGFFPQQDTGRLTGNIVADQDISFQAMSGLLRQFAAKVSEDPAVSSVVAFAGGGGGGGGSASNSARMFIGLKPRSERKETADQIVARIRKSVSSIAGANLFMQAIQDLRIGGRASSSQYQYTLQGASLSELNEWGPKLVKEFRSIPGMVDVNTDQQNKGLQTRLEVNRLTAARLGLTFQEIDNTLYDAFGQRQVSTMYRPYNQYHVVMGLEPEYWQNPDSLKHIYVRTTGNTQTPLSDLYKRELRTTSLAVPHSGQFPSATISFNLIPGTSLSEIVPRVENAVRLMGLPASIQGRFQGTAQAFQSSTSSQPVLILAALIAVYIVLGMLYESYLHPITILSTIPSAGVGALLALMWCQTELSMMALIGILLLIGIVKKNAIMMIDFAIDAERTHELDPRTAIYQACILRFRPITMTTLAALLGGLPLALGTGDGSELRRPLGIAIVGGLIFSQMLTLYTTPVVYLYIDWLRLRLAKWRGKTSNPFEADARFLEREQLLAGRH, encoded by the coding sequence ATGAACCTGTCTGAGCCCTTTATCCGGCGGCCGGTCGCCACAACCCTGCTGACGATTGCCGTCACGCTGGCCGGGGCGCTCAGCTATGGATTGCTCCCGGTCTCTCCCCTCCCCCAGGTCGATTTTCCCACGATTCAGGTGAGCGCGAATCTCCCTGGCGCCAGCCCCGAGACGATGGCCTCCGCCGTCGCGACACCGCTCGAACGGCAATTCGCCCGCATCGCCGGCGTCTCGGAGATGAGTTCCAGCAGCACGCTCAGCTCGACTTCGATCACCTTGCAGTTCGATCTCAACCGCGACGTCAACGCTGCCGCTCGCGACGTACAGGCGGCGATCAACGCTGCCCGCAGTCAGCTTCCCGCAAATCTGCCGAACAACCCTTCATACCGCAAGGTGAATCCGGCCGACGCGCCAATCATGATGCTCGCCCTCACTTCGGAGATCTATCCGAAGCAGAAGATGTACGACGTCGCCTCGACGTTGCTGCAGCAGAAGATCGCCCAGGTGCCCGGCGTGGGCCAGGTGATGATCGGCGGGGGCTCGCTGCCTGCTGTGCGCGTCGACATTAACCCGACTGTATTGAATCACCTGGGCATCAGTCTGGAAGACGTCCGCACTGTGCTGGGCGAGGCCAACGCCAATCGCCCTAAAGGTCAGATCGACAGCGAAGACCGCAGTTGGTCGCTCAGCACCACCGATCAGCTTTTCACCGCCGATCAATATGCCCCCCTGCTCCTCGCTTATCGGAACGGCGCGGCCATCCGCCTGAAAGATGTGGCGGAAGTGACCGACTCTGTCGAAGACATTCGCGCCTTCGGGATTTTCAACGGTCATCCTTCGATCACGATCCTCATTTTCCGCCAGCCCGGCGCGAACATCATCGAAACGGTCGACCGCATTCGCGCCATTATGCCGCAACTGACCGCACAGATCCCCGCCGCGATGTCGCTGGATGTTGCGATGGACCGCACCGCGACCATTCGCGCGTCGCTTCACGATGTGCAGTTCACCATGGGAATCTCGGTGCTGCTGGTGATTCTGGTCGTCTTTCTGTTTCTGCGGGACGCCCGCACGACATTCATTCCCAGTGTGGCCGTGCCCATCTCGCTGATTTCAACATTCGGCGTGATGTATCTGCTCGGGTACAGCATCGACAATCTTTCGCTGATGGCCCTCACCATTGCCACCGGCTTCGTCGTGGACGACGCCATTGTCGTCGTCGAAAATATCAGCCGGCACCTCGAAAACGGCATGCGTCCCCTCAAGGCCGCATTGCTGGGGGCGAGCGAAATCGGCTTCACCGTACTGTCCATCAGCGTGTCGCTCGTCGCCGTCTTCATTCCCATCTTGCTGATGGGGGGCGTGGTCGGCCGGCTCTTCCGCGAGTTCGCGATCACGCTATCGGTGGCGATCGGGATCTCGCTGGTCATCTCGTTGACCACCACGCCGATGCTCTGCGCGGTGCTGCTGAAGCCAAAGAGCGAAGAACGCCACGGGCGGCTTTATAACGCCAGCGAGTGGTTCTTCGACTGGATTTTAAGCTGGTACGAATGGAGCCTGTCCCTCGTGCTGCGCCACCAGCGGATCACGATGGCGGTCACTCTCTCCACGATCGCTTTTACCGTCTATCTCTACATCATCATTCCCAAGGGCTTCTTCCCTCAACAGGATACCGGCCGACTGACGGGAAACATCGTCGCCGATCAGGACATTTCATTTCAGGCGATGTCCGGCCTGTTGCGACAATTTGCCGCCAAGGTGAGCGAAGACCCGGCCGTCTCGAGCGTCGTTGCCTTTGCCGGCGGGGGCGGAGGAGGAGGAGGGAGCGCGTCGAATTCCGCCCGCATGTTTATCGGCCTGAAGCCCCGCTCCGAACGGAAAGAGACCGCCGATCAGATCGTCGCCCGCATTCGCAAGTCGGTCTCCTCCATCGCCGGCGCCAATCTCTTCATGCAGGCGATTCAGGATCTGCGTATCGGCGGTCGCGCCAGCAGTTCGCAGTACCAGTACACCTTGCAGGGAGCCAGTCTCAGCGAGCTCAATGAATGGGGGCCCAAGCTCGTCAAGGAGTTTCGCAGCATCCCCGGCATGGTCGATGTGAACACCGACCAGCAGAACAAAGGTCTCCAGACCCGGCTGGAGGTCAACCGCCTCACCGCCGCGCGACTTGGTCTGACGTTCCAGGAAATCGACAACACGCTGTACGACGCCTTTGGCCAGCGCCAGGTGTCGACGATGTACCGACCTTACAACCAGTATCACGTCGTCATGGGGCTCGAACCCGAGTATTGGCAGAATCCCGACAGCCTGAAGCATATTTACGTTCGGACCACCGGCAATACGCAAACGCCCCTCAGCGATCTGTACAAGCGGGAACTGCGGACAACCTCCCTCGCCGTCCCGCACTCCGGGCAATTCCCCTCGGCGACGATCTCGTTCAATCTCATTCCAGGGACATCGCTGAGTGAAATCGTTCCTCGCGTTGAAAACGCCGTGCGGTTGATGGGCCTGCCGGCCAGCATTCAGGGACGCTTTCAGGGGACGGCCCAGGCGTTTCAGTCCTCCACCAGCAGCCAGCCGGTCCTGATTCTCGCCGCACTGATTGCCGTGTACATCGTGCTGGGAATGCTCTACGAGAGCTACCTGCATCCGATCACGATTCTCTCCACGATCCCCTCGGCCGGGGTCGGTGCGCTGCTCGCGCTGATGTGGTGTCAGACCGAGCTGAGCATGATGGCCCTCATCGGCATTCTGCTGCTGATCGGGATCGTCAAGAAAAACGCAATCATGATGATCGACTTCGCGATCGACGCCGAACGCACGCACGAACTCGATCCCCGCACCGCCATCTATCAGGCGTGCATCCTCCGCTTCCGCCCCATCACGATGACCACGCTGGCCGCGCTGCTCGGCGGACTCCCATTGGCGCTCGGGACCGGCGACGGCTCGGAACTCCGCCGCCCGCTCGGCATCGCCATCGTCGGCGGGCTGATTTTCAGCCAGATGCTCACGCTCTACACCACGCCGGTTGTGTACCTGTACATCGACTGGCTGCGACTGCGGCTTGCGAAATGGCGAGGAAAAACGTCAAACCCGTTCGAAGCCGACGCACGTTTTCTCGAACGCGAACAACTGTTGGCGGGCAGGCACTGA
- a CDS encoding type II toxin-antitoxin system VapC family toxin has translation MKLLLDTHAFLWYCQDSSALSKSAKALIEDSSNQKALSVVSCWEIAIKAGIGKLILGEPSCTYLSNALTKTGIELLPMTLQHATAVEQLALHHRDPFDRLLVAQAMTEGLPIVTVDAHFSAYGVRCLW, from the coding sequence GTGAAGCTGCTGCTCGACACTCATGCGTTTCTCTGGTATTGCCAGGATTCATCGGCACTCAGCAAAAGTGCCAAAGCTCTCATCGAAGATTCTTCGAACCAGAAAGCCTTGAGCGTCGTCAGTTGCTGGGAAATCGCCATCAAAGCGGGAATTGGAAAGCTGATACTGGGGGAGCCTAGTTGCACTTACCTGTCCAATGCCTTGACCAAAACCGGCATTGAACTTTTGCCGATGACCCTGCAACATGCGACAGCCGTGGAGCAACTTGCATTACACCACAGAGATCCATTCGATCGATTGCTAGTCGCGCAGGCAATGACGGAAGGTCTCCCGATCGTGACGGTGGATGCCCACTTTTCGGCGTACGGTGTTCGCTGCTTATGGTAG
- a CDS encoding multidrug efflux RND transporter permease subunit: MNPSRFFILRPVATVLFMVAILLTGIVAYRLLPVSALPQVDYPTIQVLTFYPGAGSDVMTSSVTAPLERQFGQIPGLTQMTSSSSAGCSVITMRFSLDLDIDVAAQQVQAAINVAGSFLPRDLPNPPIYTKTNPADSPILTLALSSETLPLSQVEDLADTRLAQRISQLGGVGMVSISGGQKPAIRVQANPTALSSLGLSMEDLRTALSQANVNQAKGSFDGARQAFTIGANDQLLTSEQYRNLIVAYRNGGPVRLSEVALVTDDIENSRQAAWMNLDPAVIVNIQRQPGANIIEVVDRIKELLPQLRDSLPAAVKIDVLTDRTVTIRASVEDVQFELLLTIGLVVMVIFMFLRNVSATIIPSVAVPLSLVGTFGVMYLLGYSLNNLTLMALTISTGFVVDDAIVMIENIMRYIEEGEHPLPAALKGSEEIGFTIVSLSVSLIAVLIPLLFMGDIVGRLFREFAVTLSVTILVSAVVSLTLTPMMCAKFLKPHGAGGHNWFYRTSEAAFEAVIRWYGVTLRWVLRHQTATLFVAMITVVATVYLYVIVPKGFFPVQDTGVILGISEGPQDVSFAAMAQRQLELNRVLLQDPAVESLSSFIGIDGTNVTVNSGRIQINLKPLEERHVSALEIIHRLQPQLDKVMGIQLFLQPVQDLTVETRVSRTQYQYSLEDPDTEELAEWAPKFLAALQKIPQLRDVATDQQLGGLQAHVVIDRDTASRLGVTPQMVDDALYDAFGQRQVSIMFTQLNQYRVVLEVKPEFRNDPCDLSAVYVRTSGGKMTPIDTFVRVEETNTPLAINHQGQFPVVTISFNLAPGASLGEAVEAITKTRQELQMPTSIIAGFQGTAAAFQASLTNTPLLILAALVTVYIVLGVLYESYIHPITILSTLPSAGVGALLALLIYRMDLNVIGLIGIILLIGIVKKNAIMMIDFALDAQRNMGMTPYDAIYEACLLRFRPIMMTTMAALLGGVPLAFGGGVGSEMRQPLGITIIGGLIFSQLLTLYTTPVIYLWFDRLGARFGFRSVPETAVPEAVPAVVGDA, encoded by the coding sequence ATGAACCCGTCGCGGTTCTTTATTCTCCGCCCCGTGGCGACCGTGCTCTTCATGGTCGCCATCCTGCTGACCGGAATTGTCGCCTATCGCCTGCTGCCCGTCTCCGCGCTGCCGCAGGTCGACTACCCGACGATTCAGGTGCTCACGTTCTATCCCGGCGCCGGGTCCGACGTGATGACCTCCTCCGTCACAGCACCCCTTGAACGTCAGTTCGGACAGATCCCCGGACTCACGCAGATGACCTCCAGCAGCTCGGCCGGCTGCTCGGTCATTACCATGCGATTCTCACTCGACCTCGATATCGATGTCGCCGCGCAGCAGGTGCAGGCGGCCATCAACGTCGCCGGCAGCTTCCTGCCCCGAGACCTGCCAAACCCGCCGATCTACACCAAAACGAATCCCGCTGACTCTCCAATCCTCACGCTCGCGCTCTCCTCCGAGACGCTCCCCCTGTCTCAAGTGGAAGACCTGGCCGATACGCGACTCGCACAACGGATCTCGCAGCTTGGCGGCGTGGGGATGGTCAGCATCAGCGGGGGACAGAAGCCCGCGATCCGCGTACAGGCGAACCCCACCGCACTCTCTTCGCTTGGCCTCAGTATGGAAGACCTGCGGACGGCCCTGTCCCAGGCGAACGTCAATCAGGCCAAAGGGAGCTTCGACGGCGCGCGGCAGGCGTTCACGATCGGGGCGAATGACCAGCTCCTCACCAGCGAGCAGTACCGCAATCTCATCGTCGCTTACCGGAACGGCGGGCCAGTCCGCCTGTCCGAAGTCGCCCTCGTCACAGACGACATCGAAAATTCCCGCCAGGCCGCGTGGATGAATCTCGATCCCGCCGTGATCGTGAATATTCAACGGCAGCCCGGCGCAAACATCATCGAAGTGGTCGACCGCATCAAGGAGCTGCTCCCCCAGTTGCGTGACTCGCTCCCTGCCGCGGTCAAAATCGACGTTCTCACTGACCGCACCGTCACGATTCGCGCATCGGTCGAAGACGTGCAGTTCGAACTGCTCCTCACCATTGGCCTGGTGGTGATGGTGATCTTCATGTTCCTCCGCAACGTCTCGGCCACGATCATTCCCAGTGTGGCGGTGCCGCTCTCGCTGGTCGGCACGTTCGGCGTGATGTACCTGCTGGGCTACAGTCTCAATAACCTGACGCTCATGGCGCTGACGATCTCGACCGGCTTCGTGGTCGACGACGCCATCGTCATGATTGAAAATATCATGCGGTATATCGAAGAGGGGGAACATCCTCTTCCTGCCGCACTCAAAGGCTCTGAAGAGATCGGCTTCACGATCGTCTCGCTCAGCGTCTCGCTGATTGCCGTGCTGATACCGCTGCTGTTCATGGGCGACATTGTCGGCCGTCTGTTTCGCGAGTTCGCGGTCACCCTCAGCGTGACAATTCTCGTTTCGGCCGTCGTCTCGCTGACCCTGACCCCCATGATGTGTGCGAAGTTCCTCAAGCCGCACGGCGCAGGGGGCCACAACTGGTTCTACCGCACCTCCGAAGCCGCGTTTGAAGCAGTCATTCGCTGGTACGGCGTCACGCTGCGGTGGGTATTGAGACACCAGACGGCGACGCTGTTCGTCGCCATGATCACCGTCGTCGCCACCGTGTACCTGTACGTCATCGTCCCCAAAGGCTTCTTCCCGGTGCAGGATACTGGCGTCATCCTCGGTATTTCAGAAGGCCCGCAGGATGTCTCTTTTGCCGCGATGGCCCAGCGGCAACTCGAACTGAATCGCGTGCTGCTGCAGGATCCGGCGGTCGAAAGCCTGTCGAGCTTTATCGGCATCGACGGCACCAACGTCACCGTCAACAGCGGCCGCATTCAGATCAACCTCAAGCCGCTCGAAGAGCGTCACGTCAGCGCTCTCGAGATCATTCACCGCCTGCAGCCGCAACTCGACAAGGTGATGGGGATTCAGCTCTTCCTGCAGCCGGTGCAGGATCTCACCGTCGAAACCCGGGTCAGCCGCACGCAGTATCAGTACAGTCTCGAAGACCCCGATACGGAAGAACTCGCCGAATGGGCGCCGAAGTTTCTCGCCGCTCTGCAGAAGATCCCGCAACTCCGCGATGTCGCCACCGACCAGCAACTCGGCGGACTGCAGGCCCATGTCGTCATTGATCGCGACACCGCCTCGCGGCTCGGGGTCACTCCCCAGATGGTCGACGACGCCCTGTACGACGCGTTCGGGCAGCGGCAGGTCTCGATCATGTTCACGCAGCTCAACCAGTATCGCGTCGTCCTGGAGGTCAAACCCGAATTTCGCAATGACCCCTGTGACCTTTCGGCCGTCTATGTCCGCACCAGCGGCGGCAAGATGACGCCGATCGATACCTTTGTGCGAGTCGAGGAAACGAACACTCCCCTGGCGATCAACCATCAGGGGCAGTTCCCCGTCGTGACGATTTCGTTTAACCTCGCCCCCGGCGCGTCACTGGGCGAGGCGGTCGAGGCCATCACAAAAACCCGCCAAGAGCTACAGATGCCGACCAGCATTATCGCCGGCTTTCAGGGAACCGCAGCAGCGTTTCAGGCCTCGCTCACCAACACGCCGCTGCTGATTCTGGCCGCGCTGGTGACCGTCTACATCGTGCTGGGGGTTCTCTACGAAAGCTATATTCACCCCATCACGATTCTCTCGACCCTCCCCTCCGCTGGCGTCGGGGCACTGCTCGCGTTGCTCATTTATCGCATGGATCTGAATGTCATCGGACTGATCGGGATCATCCTGCTGATCGGCATCGTCAAGAAAAACGCGATCATGATGATCGACTTTGCCCTCGATGCGCAGCGCAACATGGGCATGACTCCCTACGACGCCATTTACGAAGCCTGCCTGCTGCGATTCCGTCCCATCATGATGACCACGATGGCTGCCCTGCTGGGGGGCGTTCCGCTCGCCTTCGGCGGCGGCGTCGGCTCCGAAATGCGCCAGCCGCTCGGGATCACCATCATCGGAGGGCTGATCTTCAGCCAGTTGCTCACGCTCTACACCACTCCCGTCATCTATCTGTGGTTTGACCGGCTGGGTGCCCGGTTTGGATTCCGCAGTGTGCCTGAAACAGCCGTCCCGGAAGCCGTCCCCGCTGTCGTGGGTGACGCATGA
- a CDS encoding type II toxin-antitoxin system Phd/YefM family antitoxin: MTVVTIEEAQEKLADLIAQLRPGEGLIITDQGTPLAEVKKSPAPVTQSKAGSYQKAEFWMAPDFDDELEDFRDYSK; encoded by the coding sequence ATGACAGTCGTCACGATTGAAGAGGCTCAGGAGAAACTGGCCGACCTGATCGCACAACTGCGGCCGGGAGAAGGGCTCATCATTACTGATCAGGGGACGCCGCTGGCCGAGGTGAAGAAATCACCAGCACCTGTAACCCAAAGCAAGGCCGGAAGTTATCAAAAAGCAGAATTCTGGATGGCACCGGATTTCGACGATGAATTAGAGGACTTCCGGGACTACTCGAAGTGA